The window CCGGCCTGCAGAAGCTGCGGCAGGTGGAGGCCGAGGCGGCGATGCGCGGCAAGTCAGCCGACGAGCTGAGGCCGTTCTGGGAGCGCAAACGCCATGCCTAAGAGCGGCACCTCGACTGGGAAGATCCGGGTCACGCTCGTCCGGAGCCCGATCGGCTACAGCCAGCGACAGAAGCGGACAGTGCGAGCCCTCGGGTTGCGCCGGCTGAATCAGACCATTGAACACGCCGACAACCCGGCCGTGCGGGGCATGGTGGCGAGCGTCAACCACCTGGTCAGGCTGGAGGAGTAGCG is drawn from Anaerolineales bacterium and contains these coding sequences:
- the rpmD gene encoding 50S ribosomal protein L30 translates to MPKSGTSTGKIRVTLVRSPIGYSQRQKRTVRALGLRRLNQTIEHADNPAVRGMVASVNHLVRLEE